The genomic window TGAAGGTTGCCTGCAATTTCCTCCCTTCTTGTCCTTATTTGGACCTCTTTATCTTCCGAGCAACAAGCTTGGGGAGAGATGGGTACTGGCTAGCCATCATGTTTCCCTAAATTGTTTCCCCGGCAAGGAAGCAAAGAATCCTGAGGCATCTTTGTAAGATAATCAAGGATTTTTTGGGTTCCTCTCACACCTTCAAAGTGTGAAACCCTCTTAAGCCAAATCAACAAGAATGTGACTCTTGCAGCCTAGGGTTCCTGAGGCTGTGACAACCGTTAAAGTGCAGAAGCCACCTCTACAGTGAGGTTGTGACAGTCTGCACTGGACTGATAACTTTAAAAGGACATCTTCTGTTGGCTCCTCGCTCCAGGCCTTTATCACTGCAAGTGACAGAATGGGGAGGGGTACATCCCTTGGGCGGTCTCAGGGTGTTGCAGGGGGATATAAAAAGGCAAAGAGGCAGACTGGGAGGCATAAGAGAACAGGGTCAGAAGACCAAgaccagagaggagagagaagagacagcaAGCATTTGACTGACGGAGGCTGACGACCAATCACAGCATGGGATCCTTCACTACCATCTCCATCAGCATCCTCCTCCTTTTCACTTTGCAGCTTCAAGGTCGAACCAAAGCCAATCCTGTGTCCAATAATGACCTGGTGGATTTCAAGGTAGGACCAGACAAAGACTTGTCAAGGACAACAGCAAACAGGGGAGGTATTTTGGTAGAGGgctgttttggggggggggggctagccTTCCCCCTCAAGATAATAAACTCaaactccttttctttttatctcctatTTACTTTTAGAATTTGTTGGACCGCTTGGAGGACAAGATACCTTTAGAAGAGGAGGTCATGACCTCACAAGGACTTaatgagcagaatgaggagaatgGGGAAGCACTTAGTCCTGTCTCTTCCTGGCCTGGGGAAGTCAACCCAGCCCAACGGGAGGGAGCCTTTAACCGGGGCACTTGGGAGCAAGCTGAGAGAGCTACCCTCTTGAAGAATAAGCTCCGGGCACTCTTGGCTTCCCCTCGTAGTCTGAGGAGGTCCTCCAGCTGCTTTGGGGGCAGGATTGACAGAATAGGAGCCCAAAGTGGACTTGGCTGCAACAGTTTTAGGGTAAGGAGATCTGGGAATGAGAATGGGAATGGGATAGGGAGAAAAGAGACATAGCTATGCTAAGATTCTGGCAGAGGGGATGGGGCTCACTACCAAGTAGAATCCTTAGCAGATGCAAGGACTAGATTCTCATTCCCTTCGAGCTATATGACTCACCTTTGGGACTATCTGTAAGCCATAATAtataagaatcatatttaattcttGAGGGGGCATCATCAGATGTTCTAGAGAGTGAAAACTTTCACAAGACCAGATTGGTTTAAAATATGAATGGCTTCAGTTTATCTTCCTTTCCAGAGTTAGTTATGGGACTGAAGGGTCAAGTAGAACAGATAAGGATTTCCTTAATCACCCCTTATAGTCTGGACCATCCACTAGGTCTAGAAGCCCAGGAACCGCTTTAACAAAAGGTGCTAGAGAAGAGAAGCAGCTTAAGGAATCAGGGAAGAAAGGCTCTTAGTAGTTCTTTGCCCTTTTTGGACCTGTCACCCACTCCACTAGGCCATTGGTCCGGGATACTGCTAACCAAAAATGTTCAACTTCTCTTTGTAGTTCTGAAGAGAATATGCAGAGAAGAAAATGCACCAGATCCGGTCAGACCCACAGAAGAAGTTTCAGATCCTTTGGGACGTTGGCTTTCTTTTCTCCACTCATTGTCCGCAAACAGAGCTTTGAATGTGCTCCTGATTCCAGCTACAGCTTCCTGTTGCCAtttcacaaaaataattttgaatgtaGTAAAAAATGGTGTGATGGTGCCTTTTGCCCCTTCATTAAATCTAAGGTAAATGTTCACCGGGTTTGTTGTTGAAAGCAGTTTGAAGATGAATAAACTTCAGCACCATGGACAGCAGTGGCGGCCTGCTAGTGTGATTCTTTGTTTCCTAGCGGGGAAAGTGTGGAGGATTCTGGTCTAGGATGACTAGTAAAGGCGAATTCAGATGgtagtttcctcttctttcatctttaaaagaaCTAGCCAAGGAGTTGCCTTTATCCTATCTTACAGAGGCAAGGAAATGTGTCATGGCTATTTATGTAGACTGATTCGAGTGCAGTTTTTCTCCGGCTGCAGCTACTAATGTATTTTATATCCAACATTGCATAGGTGCAattctttacttttatttaaaCATAAAAGTTTAGGGCATATATTTCTACTAAGGCGATCCTGGGAGTTAAATAAACATCTGGCAGGTGGCACAGAAGCTGATTATTGGGGCTGATCTGCCTTGGcaatattttcagtttttgtaTAGAACTAGAATTAAAGgtataataaaagaataaaaaagtgtttctggggcagctgggtggctcagtggattgagagccaagcccagagaagggaggtcctgggttcaaatttgacctcagacacttcccagttgtatgaccctgggcaagtcacttaacccccattgcctagcccttaccactcttctgccttggaaccagtacacagtattgattccaagatggaaggtgagggttttttcaAAAACTGTTTCATTTGGGTGCTCCGATTAAGTGCAGATGTCTTAACAAGTTGTAAAAAAGGTTTGCTAAcctcctgggttttttttttaacatctaaactttaaaatataagtCCCATTCCCTTCACGAAGGATTGAGGTGGCTTAATTATTAGGCTCTAGTAAAAATTTGTGGTATACCTCTGAGGAAGGTGCAACTTAATTTTGCCTTTGTCACTCCATGGAGCTCCTTGTAAAGTAACAGGAGTTTCTCAGACATTGGTTGGAGACATGGGTCAGCACCCTTGTTTTTAGGAAATATGGCAatttggagaagaaaggaaaaggaaatatggtAACTCTCGGTCTCAGACAgtgcagaagggaagggaaagtcaGGACAAGGAACAGTGAGCAAGGATCTTCTCCACTTCATCAGACGGCAGGTGGAAAATCATGAGCACCGTGACTAAGGGCCAAGAGCAGAGGCTGCTGTCAGGAACACGGCCCACGCTCTCCAACTCGTCACCGACTAGGAGAGCTGGAGTTACACCTCCCAGAGATACCACTGCTACCAAACTAGGAAAAGCATCACACCCTTTTGGCAGAGTAGAAGGTCTCATCTGAAACTAAGGAAGAATGTTAGGGTAATACAACCCTTGAATAGCTATCAGAGGTGGTGGGATTTCCATCTTTGTCACTGGAAGACCTGGGCACACACATACCTTCATAGCCAATCAGATGACCATTTCCCTGACATTGGGGGAGTGACAAagtttcctcctctatgaaaTAGAGGCTGGATTCCATTACATCATGTCCTTCCCAGCCCTCTATCTCTTGATGCCCTTTGCTGcttagtttttttcctctttaacttTATGGAGACTCTTAGTTCTGAAGGCCAAAGTCTCCATCATGGCAATTCATTCAGCTTTTCAGAGGCTACCAATGCAATAGCACTGAGCAAACGTATTTGTCTTAAAATTCCCACGTGTACTTTTGTAATCAGGTCTGCCAGAATAAATCCTAGTATACTCCTAAGGACTACAGAGATATATCTATACTCATATTCCTTGCCCACCTTTGCCATGCCTTTTGGTTTGGATTCCATAGGGATTCATAGGAGAAATCCCTACACCCTTTTCACTTCGGGAAGACAATTAGATTGTTTCAGCCTCCTGACATAAGAATAAGGGTGGACACACATTTGTAAATCAATTGCAGCATGCTGTAACTGTGGGACAAATAAAATCTTGGTGCCCTCCTGATTTAGGTCCCAAGAAATTCAGTCGTCAACATGTCCCAGACATCTCTCTCAGCGGAAGAAGCTGAAAGTAGCCCAAAGCCTTGTTTATTACTTCTTCCATCTTCAGAAATGATGAGACTAAAAGGCCTGTCTCTTTAAATGGACACAAGCTGACCCTTAAATAGGAGTACATACTGAAGGGAGCTCCTGGGCCAGATAGAATTCATCTGACTATATAATCCCATTTCTTAggttcaaaatgtttatatgttgaTTACAAAGTAGGGAAAAGATCACTAAAAAGCATCACGGAAACTAGAGTGAAAGACACAGACATTTTATTCTCAGACATGTTATGGTTACAATGAGGACTTCCAATtgctaaaaattcaaataaaaatatcttttgtacaaattaaaaaaaatactatttatatACACAGTGGAATTAGCTCACATTATTTTATGAACAAACAGTGCAAACAAAAAAAAGTGTTACCGTTGAAATGACTGATACTATGCAGCTGCTGCAAGGCAGTACTGCACATTAACACTGCACGGGCTCTcaggaggggccccaggagccCTTTCCCTATGACTGTCCCATCGATGGACACGCATCATTGCTCACAGGGGTGTCAGAACAGCATCACAGATAGCAATATCCAGAAAACACAATTCCATTTAGCGATCAGCTCTAACTCAGAGACTGTTAAAACTAAGCTAGTGATCTGATTAGGTCATCAGCCAGGGTGTGGGGGTTTTTGTCCTCCCCCCACATTCAGTGACAGAAAAGCTTGAATGTAGGGACACAGAATGCCACGTTGGGGataaaagccaaaagaaaaatcCTCTTACACAGTAGGGCTTGGGTTAAGGGGCCAGTCCACCTAGCCTGCAGTGCCCGGAGGGCACATACGTTCCTCATCCCCAAGGTTGGGTCCAAGTTGTAAAATGCTGGTTTCTTCCACAGAACAAATGCCTGACAAGGACCCGAAGCAATGAgattcattttccctcttttgtaGGTGGAGAAGATATTATTGCCTTTTAGGCTTTCAAAAAGGGGATGATACAAAAACACAAAGTCAGGAAAAGGAATGCAGGGCCCAGAGAACCCTGGGCCACTCGACGTCTGCTGTCTTCCATGAAGAATGATCCAGATGGCCGCTCCAGTCTTGGTCAGCCCAGTCTCCACCATCATCTGTTTCTAGGTCACAGTGACTACAGAAAAACCTCTCCTGGTGGTGTATAATCTCATAATCTGACAATCTGTGCACTGGGATAAGAAATTCCAGTATAGCTGAATTGGAGTGGCCTCAAGGCAAGGCTGTATGTATGGATCTGCTGTCCAGACGAGAAGACAGACTTAAAGAAGAACCTATCACTTGAGTTGTGAGAGGTAGgtgggaaggaagaatggaagggcaTAAACTCCTAAAGTGTAATTCTCTTGGTTCGTGCAGTCTTTGTAGTGCAATAGGTTTCCAAAGCTCTTGGTAATTcttaatgagattttttaaaaaagaaaactatttttaaaaaatgaagactaGTATGTTACTATGGCATCTGGACTTTTTCACAGGCTAAAGTGGTGGTGGCCACAGATCAGAGCCATACAACTTAAAGGGATCTAG from Monodelphis domestica isolate mMonDom1 chromosome 4, mMonDom1.pri, whole genome shotgun sequence includes these protein-coding regions:
- the NPPA gene encoding natriuretic peptides A — encoded protein: MGSFTTISISILLLFTLQLQGRTKANPVSNNDLVDFKNLLDRLEDKIPLEEEVMTSQGLNEQNEENGEALSPVSSWPGEVNPAQREGAFNRGTWEQAERATLLKNKLRALLASPRSLRRSSSCFGGRIDRIGAQSGLGCNSFRF